From Streptomyces sp. HUAS MG91, the proteins below share one genomic window:
- a CDS encoding ATP-binding protein, with product MPDQPTDEIELLDMLDRPCAIRMEYSPHRLEQIRRIVGDRLRSWGLHKLVHDTSFVATELCSNVRHCDDSTFDFVLSRTADGVRLEVADTSPEMVPVPTEPPDFFQTGGRGLFLVAAHASAFGMTPTPTGKVVWAELGLGDVDAGGCD from the coding sequence ATGCCGGACCAGCCGACGGATGAGATCGAGCTGTTGGACATGCTCGATCGGCCGTGCGCGATCCGTATGGAGTACAGCCCGCACCGTCTGGAGCAGATCCGCAGAATCGTGGGCGACCGCCTGCGCAGCTGGGGACTCCACAAGCTCGTGCACGACACGTCGTTCGTGGCCACGGAGCTGTGCAGCAATGTGCGGCACTGCGACGACAGCACCTTCGACTTCGTCCTCAGCCGGACCGCCGACGGCGTTCGCCTGGAGGTCGCGGACACGTCCCCCGAGATGGTCCCCGTGCCCACGGAGCCGCCGGACTTCTTCCAGACCGGCGGCCGGGGCCTGTTCCTGGTCGCCGCCCACGCCTCGGCCTTCGGCATGACGCCGACGCCCACCGGCAAGGTGGTCTGGGCCGAGCTGGGCCTGGGAGACGTGGACGCGGGCGGCTGCGACTGA
- a CDS encoding RNA polymerase sigma factor has product MSLSYSGTAVTRSGGAVARSERPPSTRQGAAKAIREAECCLLHDAVQQAQKGDERAFRTVYQTLHPRLLAYARALVGATEAEDVLSDSWLQIARDLHKFRGDGAGFHGWCSRIVRNRALDHVRWHKRRPEALDDLSTVQERPAPDDTPTQALDTLGTERALALVAQLPRQQAEAVVLLAVVGLDAKRAADILGKRVGAVRTAAHRGIRKLSGLVTETAHT; this is encoded by the coding sequence ATGAGCTTGTCCTACTCGGGCACCGCGGTCACCAGATCAGGTGGCGCGGTCGCTCGATCCGAACGGCCTCCTAGTACCCGGCAGGGGGCGGCCAAGGCCATCCGCGAAGCGGAGTGCTGTCTCCTGCACGACGCGGTCCAGCAGGCACAGAAGGGGGACGAACGGGCCTTTCGCACCGTCTACCAGACGCTGCACCCACGGCTCCTCGCCTACGCACGGGCCCTGGTGGGCGCGACGGAGGCCGAGGACGTCCTGTCGGACAGCTGGCTCCAGATCGCCCGGGACCTGCACAAGTTCCGGGGTGACGGGGCCGGTTTCCACGGCTGGTGCAGCCGGATCGTGCGCAACAGGGCGCTGGATCACGTCCGCTGGCACAAGCGCCGGCCGGAGGCCCTGGACGATCTGAGCACGGTCCAGGAGCGGCCCGCACCCGACGACACCCCGACACAGGCCCTGGACACCCTGGGCACCGAGCGCGCCCTCGCCCTCGTCGCCCAGCTGCCCCGGCAGCAGGCCGAGGCGGTGGTCCTGCTGGCCGTCGTCGGACTCGACGCCAAGCGCGCGGCCGACATCCTCGGCAAGCGCGTCGGCGCCGTCCGCACCGCCGCCCACCGAGGCATCCGCAAGCTCTCCGGTCTCGTGACGGAGACCGCGCACACCTAG
- a CDS encoding ATP/GTP-binding protein, translating into MDFASSSGGPATPSRSTTSAKIVVAGGFGVGKTTFVGAVSEINPLRTEAVMTSASAGIDDLTHTGDKTTTTVAMDFGRITLDQDLILYLFGTPGQDRFWFMWDDLVRGAIGAVVLVDTRRLADCFPAVDYFENSGLPFVIALNGFDGSQPYNPDEVREALQIGPDTPIITTDARHRADAKSTLITLVEHALMARLR; encoded by the coding sequence GTGGACTTCGCAAGCTCTAGCGGAGGGCCGGCAACTCCAAGTCGTTCCACCACGTCCGCGAAGATCGTGGTGGCGGGCGGTTTCGGCGTCGGCAAGACGACCTTCGTCGGCGCCGTGTCGGAGATCAACCCGCTGCGCACCGAAGCCGTGATGACCTCGGCGAGTGCGGGGATCGACGACCTGACGCACACCGGGGACAAGACGACCACCACGGTCGCCATGGACTTCGGCCGCATCACGCTCGACCAGGACCTGATCCTGTACCTGTTCGGCACCCCGGGCCAGGACCGCTTCTGGTTCATGTGGGACGACCTGGTCCGCGGCGCCATCGGCGCCGTCGTCCTCGTCGACACCCGCCGCCTCGCCGACTGCTTCCCGGCCGTCGACTACTTCGAGAACTCCGGCCTGCCCTTCGTCATCGCCCTCAACGGCTTCGACGGCAGTCAGCCGTACAACCCGGACGAGGTGCGCGAGGCGCTGCAGATCGGCCCGGACACCCCGATCATCACGACGGACGCCCGGCACCGCGCGGACGCCAAGTCGACGCTCATCACGCTCGTCGAGCACGCGCTCATGGCGCGGCTGCGCTAG
- a CDS encoding DUF742 domain-containing protein, which yields MSGSATPPSGSSANWPPYGPAQGQAGTRGHGHDDGSQNRYNFPSAPSHARPTRQPGPYDQPSAPRIQPVQPQPRPDANPAPPAKNNPLVRPYAMTGGRTRPRYQLAIEALVHTTAQPHQLQGQLPEHQRICNLCREIKSVAEISALLTIPLGVARILVADLAEAGLVAIHQPGGDESAGGQPDVTLLERVLSGLRKL from the coding sequence GTGTCTGGTTCAGCAACACCGCCGAGCGGTTCGTCGGCCAATTGGCCGCCCTACGGCCCTGCCCAGGGTCAGGCCGGCACGCGCGGTCACGGTCACGACGACGGGTCGCAGAACCGGTACAACTTCCCCTCCGCGCCGAGCCACGCCCGGCCGACCCGGCAGCCCGGTCCCTACGACCAGCCGTCGGCGCCGCGCATCCAGCCCGTGCAGCCGCAGCCGCGTCCCGACGCGAATCCCGCACCCCCTGCGAAGAACAACCCCCTGGTGCGCCCGTACGCCATGACGGGCGGCCGCACCAGGCCGCGATACCAGCTCGCCATCGAGGCGCTGGTGCACACCACCGCGCAGCCGCACCAGTTGCAGGGCCAACTGCCCGAGCACCAGCGGATCTGCAACCTGTGCCGGGAGATCAAGTCGGTGGCCGAAATCTCGGCCCTCCTCACGATCCCTCTCGGCGTGGCCAGGATTCTCGTCGCGGACCTCGCGGAGGCGGGCCTGGTCGCCATCCATCAGCCCGGCGGCGACGAGAGCGCCGGCGGTCAGCCAGACGTGACATTGCTCGAAAGGGTGCTCAGTGGACTTCGCAAGCTCTAG
- a CDS encoding roadblock/LC7 domain-containing protein, with amino-acid sequence MSQAAQNLNWLITNFVDNTPGVSHTVVVSADGLLLAMSEGFPRDRADQLAAVASGLTSLTAGASRIFEGGSVNQTVVEMERGFLFIMSISDGSSLAVLAHPEADIGLVGYEMALLVDRAGTVLTPDLRAELQGSLLN; translated from the coding sequence ATGAGCCAGGCGGCACAGAACCTGAACTGGTTGATCACCAACTTCGTGGACAACACCCCCGGGGTGTCCCACACGGTGGTGGTCTCCGCCGACGGACTCCTTCTGGCGATGTCCGAAGGGTTCCCCCGCGACCGTGCCGACCAGCTGGCGGCGGTCGCCTCGGGTCTGACCTCGTTGACCGCGGGCGCGTCCCGCATCTTCGAGGGTGGCTCGGTGAACCAGACAGTTGTGGAGATGGAGCGAGGATTCCTCTTCATCATGTCCATTTCCGATGGTTCTTCGCTCGCCGTCCTCGCACACCCGGAGGCGGACATCGGCCTCGTCGGGTACGAAATGGCCCTTCTTGTCGACCGCGCGGGCACGGTTCTCACGCCCGACCTGCGTGCGGAGCTCCAGGGGAGCCTTCTCAACTAA